The stretch of DNA CCGAGAAACGCGGCGCGTGCGGCAGTTCGTTGCCCTTGAGGTTTTCGTAATTGGCCGGATCGTTGGTGTAGATACGGTTGTCGACGGTGATCAGGTCGTCCAGCTTGGTCTTCTGCACCGTGGCCGCCAGGTTCAGGCGGTCGTTGCGGGTGATGTTGGCCGACAGTTCAGCTTCGAAACCATAGGACTTGGCGCCCTTGGCGTTGGTGGTGACGATCGAGCTGTTGATGATGTTGCCGGCAGCGTCACGGTTGGTGATCGCCTGGTTGACCTGATAGCCGGTGAACTTGCTGTAATAGGCAGCAAGGTTCAGCGTGGCGCGGCCACCGAAGAAGCGCGACTTCGAGCCGATTTCATAGTTGGTCAGCGTCTCGGGGCCGGCCAGCAGGCCGCCGTCCTCGATGTTGCCCGACTTGAAGCCGGTGCTCACGCTCGCATAGGCCAGCGTGCTGTTGGTCACCTGAGCGTCGGCGCGGGCCAGCCAGGTCACCTTGTTCCACGAACCATGCGTATCGTTGGGCGAGATGCTCCACAGATTGCCGTACTGCGCGGTCGGTGCGTTGAGCTGGTTGACCAGATCCTGCGCATTGCCGACACCGTTCAGGTCGAGGCCGAAGATGCCCGGAAGCTGCGTGGCGGCCTGAGCGCAGGCAGCAGCCTGAGCAGCGGGCAGACCCGCGGGGCAGCCACCGTTGTAGGTCACGTTGCGACCGCCGATGTCCTTCTTCTGGTCATGCGTGAAGCGCAGACCGCCGGTGAAGTTGATCTTGTCGGTGGCGTGCCAGATGGCCTGACCGAAAGCGGCAGCCGAATCGATCTCGCGGTCGGCCTGGATGAACGAACCGGCCCAGTTGAAGGTGCCGTTGCGGTAACCATTGCGCTGATCGATGTCGAAGCGGATCTTGTTGACTTCGTGGCTGTAGTAGCCGCCCAGAATCCAGTCGATCACGTTCTTGCCGGTCGACTTGAGCTGAACTTCATGGCTCCAGAAGTCATAGCGCGAAAAGGCCGTGCGGTTCTCGCCGAAGGCATCGACAGGCGCCGTCGCGCTGGTGGCCGGGAAGGCACCGGCATCGGCGTCCGAATCCGCCGTACCGCCCACGCGCGACCAGCCCGCGATGTAGGTCAGGCCGATGTGATCGGTCAGGTCATAGCCCATGTTCGAGCGGATGCCGACCGAGTAGCGATCGGTCTGGGGCGCGGTGTCGATCTGGGCCGACCAGAAATCCGTGCCGGGGCGCGGGGTCTGCAGCAGCGACAGGATCGGCGAACCATCGTCCTTGTAGTATTCAGCCGAGACGTCCCAGTGGAACTTGGGCAGTTCCCAGCGGGCGCTCAGGCGGGCCGACTTCTGGTCGCCGGCGTAATAGCGCTTGCCGCTGGTGACATAGGCCGAGGGGTTGATGCCCGGCACGTTGGGAGCGGGCTGATAGGCGATGTAGCCGTCATGACGGTCGCTGATGAAGGCCGCGCGCACCGCGAAATTGTCGGTGACGGGGATGTTCAGCATGCCGCGGATGCCAAAGCGGTTGTAGGCGCCGCCCACCACTTCGACTTCGGCTGCCAGCTTGTCGAACTTGGGCTTGGCGGTGACGAGGCTGACCGCGCCGACGGTGGCGTTGCGGCCGAACAGCGTGCCCTGCGGACCGCGCAGCACTTCGACGCGCTCCATGTCGTACATCAGGGCCGATGCGCCCTGGGCGCGCGGGCTGTAGATGCCGTCGACATAGATGGCGACTTCGGGGTCGGCCACTTCGGTGTAGGCGCTGTCGTTACCGATGCCGCGCATGGTCAGCAGGATGGCGCCCTGGTCGCCCTGCTGGGCGAAGTGAAGGCTGGGCACATACTGCGCAAGGCCCGTGACGTCCTTGACCTGCTGCTTGTTGAGCAGGTCCTGACCGAAGGCCGAGATGGCGATCGGGGTCTTGGACAGGCTGGTTTCGCGCTTGGTGGCGGTCACCACGATTTCGGCGACCTGGCTGCCGTCATTGGCGCTCTGGGTTGCCGGTGCAGAAGTCGCTGAGGCAGTTTGGGCGTGCAGCGCGGGCGTGAAAGCCACAACAGCCGCAAGCGCCGTGCTTGCGGCAAGCATATGCCGAACCATCGTATCATCTCCCTGTATCATGCCAGTTGGCATGTCTGGGGGCGATCTGTCCGGATTTGACATCGATGTCAACATCGCCCCATGCGTTTCCGACATCGATGTCAAAAATTCATCTTGGAGCGATGCAAAGATGCCACATCGCTTGCGCCGCGCTGCAAAGCGCCTAATCTGGCGGCAGGGGATGCGGACAAGGCATCGGCCTTGCCCCCTGAATGCTTAAAGAAAGGCTGCGGGTCGAACACGTGATCGTTACCATCAAGGATGTGGCCCAGCGCGCGGGCGTCTCGCCCAAAACCGTCTCGCGCGTGCTCAACAATGAGACGCATGTGCGCCCGCAATTGCGCGAAACCGTCATGCGGGTGATCGAGGAGCTGAACTACAAGCCGAACATGTTCGCGCGCGGATTGTCGAGCGCGCGCTCCTATCTGATCGGCCTGTTTATCTACGATCCCTATTGGTCGGGCTATGCGACGGACATTCAGCTCGGCGCGCTGCGCCGCTGCCGCGAGCTGGGCTATCACCTTGTGATCGAACCGATCGACCCCTTCGTGGAGGGCGCCGCGCAGCAGGTCGTCGAAAGCGTGGCCGGGCTGCGACTCGACGGGGTGATCCTGCCGCCGCCGCTCTGCACCTTCGAACCGCTGCTCAGCCGGATCGAGGAAATGGGCATGCCCTATGTGCGGATCTCGCCGGGGCAGGACATGGACCGCTCGGCGCTGGTGGAGATCGACGAATTTGCCGCCGCCCATGACATGACCCGCCATCTGATCGGGCTGGGCCACCGCGACATCGGCTTTGTCGAGGGCATTCCCACCCACGCCGCCGCCGCCCGCCGCTATGCCGGTTTCGAGGCGGCGATGGCCGAGGCGGGCCTCACCGTGAACCGCGACTGGGTGCTGCCCGGCCTGTTCACCTTCCAGAGCGGCTTTGCCGCCACCGACGAGCTGCTCTCACGCAAGGCCGCCCTCCCCACCGCCCTGTTCTGCGCCAATGACGATATGGCGCTGGGCGCGGTCTCGGCCGCGCGCAAGCATGGGCTGGAGGCCCCCGCCGACCTCTCGATCGTCGGCTTCGACGATGCGCCCGCCGCGCGCTTCTCATGGCCGCCGATCACCACCATGCGCCAGCCGGTCAGCGATATGGTGGCCAGCGCGGTGGACATGCTGGTCGATCCCAAATATCGCCGCGATGCCGGGAAAGATGGGCGTAAGCCTGCCGCGCGCCTCGAACTGCCCTTCGCGCTGGTGCAGCGCCAGAGTGCCGCCGCCCCGTGATT from Novosphingobium sp. encodes:
- a CDS encoding LacI family DNA-binding transcriptional regulator, whose amino-acid sequence is MIVTIKDVAQRAGVSPKTVSRVLNNETHVRPQLRETVMRVIEELNYKPNMFARGLSSARSYLIGLFIYDPYWSGYATDIQLGALRRCRELGYHLVIEPIDPFVEGAAQQVVESVAGLRLDGVILPPPLCTFEPLLSRIEEMGMPYVRISPGQDMDRSALVEIDEFAAAHDMTRHLIGLGHRDIGFVEGIPTHAAAARRYAGFEAAMAEAGLTVNRDWVLPGLFTFQSGFAATDELLSRKAALPTALFCANDDMALGAVSAARKHGLEAPADLSIVGFDDAPAARFSWPPITTMRQPVSDMVASAVDMLVDPKYRRDAGKDGRKPAARLELPFALVQRQSAAAP
- a CDS encoding TonB-dependent receptor, translated to MVRHMLAASTALAAVVAFTPALHAQTASATSAPATQSANDGSQVAEIVVTATKRETSLSKTPIAISAFGQDLLNKQQVKDVTGLAQYVPSLHFAQQGDQGAILLTMRGIGNDSAYTEVADPEVAIYVDGIYSPRAQGASALMYDMERVEVLRGPQGTLFGRNATVGAVSLVTAKPKFDKLAAEVEVVGGAYNRFGIRGMLNIPVTDNFAVRAAFISDRHDGYIAYQPAPNVPGINPSAYVTSGKRYYAGDQKSARLSARWELPKFHWDVSAEYYKDDGSPILSLLQTPRPGTDFWSAQIDTAPQTDRYSVGIRSNMGYDLTDHIGLTYIAGWSRVGGTADSDADAGAFPATSATAPVDAFGENRTAFSRYDFWSHEVQLKSTGKNVIDWILGGYYSHEVNKIRFDIDQRNGYRNGTFNWAGSFIQADREIDSAAAFGQAIWHATDKINFTGGLRFTHDQKKDIGGRNVTYNGGCPAGLPAAQAAACAQAATQLPGIFGLDLNGVGNAQDLVNQLNAPTAQYGNLWSISPNDTHGSWNKVTWLARADAQVTNSTLAYASVSTGFKSGNIEDGGLLAGPETLTNYEIGSKSRFFGGRATLNLAAYYSKFTGYQVNQAITNRDAAGNIINSSIVTTNAKGAKSYGFEAELSANITRNDRLNLAATVQKTKLDDLITVDNRIYTNDPANYENLKGNELPHAPRFSATATYEHDVVMDNGGKLTPRFTLHYETRSWLTYFNGDVASRYAAGNQAGKGLLGTSFDEQKAFAKIDMGLSYTMPGGKYMVEAFVQNLTDHRIRTSSSVSGPTNGLSPVYLSNYEPPRTWGVRLRGSF